In one Vanessa tameamea isolate UH-Manoa-2023 chromosome 10, ilVanTame1 primary haplotype, whole genome shotgun sequence genomic region, the following are encoded:
- the LOC113393668 gene encoding peroxiredoxin-5, mitochondrial yields the protein MFFTAVSIIRNASAFVKQASSRAVHTTFFAMAPVKVGDKMPAVDLFEDSPANKVNICEITAGKKVVLFAVPGAFTPGCSKTHLPGYVQNADKLKSEGVSEIVCVSVNDPYVMAAWGAQHNTKGKVRMLADPSGNFIKALDLGTNLPPLGGFRSKRFSMVISDSTVEDLNVEPDGTGLSCSLADKIKLKN from the exons ATGTTTTTCACGGCTGTGTCTATTATTCGAAACGCTTCGGCATTTGTAAAACAAGCGTCTAGTAGAGCGGTACACACGACTTTTTTCGCCATGGCTCCAGTAAag GTTGGGGACAAAATGCCGGCTGTTGATTTGTTCGAGGATTCACCTGCAAATAAAGTGAACATTTGCGAAATAACTGCTGGAAAAAAGGTTGTTCTTTTCGCTGTTCCTGGAGCTTTTACTCCTGGTTGCTCCAAGACACATTTGCCTGGTTATGTTCAGAACGCTGATAAACTGAAATCGGAGGGAGTTTCGGAAATAGTGTGTGTATCTGTTAATGATCCATATGTGATGGCCGCATGGGGTGCACAACACAACACCAAAGGAAAA gtTCGCATGCTAGCAGATCCGAGTGGCAATTTCATCAAGGCCTTGGACCTTGGCACTAATCTCCCACCACTCGGCGGTTTCCGCTCTAAGCGTTTTTCCATGGTCATCAGTGACAGTACAGTTGAAGATCTGAATGTTGAGCCTGATGGAACAGGACTGTCCTGCTCGCTTGCTGATAAGATTAAACTGAAGAATTAA